From the genome of Streptomyces sp. NBC_01260, one region includes:
- a CDS encoding serine hydrolase gives MPYSHSIPHSKTSARHRGSRAGACAGVFLASVTSLFSLAALHAAPAAAAPAPSEQTRATAGVNAAVQPQSKPRVTAAVLSLDGGSRKPLLYGEDAPYDTASIVKVDILAALLLQAQDAGRHLTVQERALAEPMIRNSDNAAANALWSEIGRAPGLDAANKRLGLASTKGGPGTKWGLTRTTASDQIRLLLTVFDSAATSKTDSPLNKESQAYIQTLMSRVASDQAWGVSKASGAEYALKNGWLQRTASGLWDVNSVGRVTADGHRYLVAVLSDGSASMSDGISLVERAARQAVPATART, from the coding sequence ATGCCCTACTCGCATTCCATACCGCATTCGAAGACCTCAGCCAGGCACCGAGGTAGCCGTGCCGGCGCCTGCGCCGGTGTGTTCCTGGCTTCGGTGACATCCCTCTTCTCCCTCGCCGCGCTGCACGCGGCGCCCGCTGCCGCCGCGCCCGCGCCGTCGGAGCAGACCCGTGCCACGGCTGGCGTCAACGCCGCGGTGCAGCCTCAGAGCAAGCCGCGTGTGACAGCGGCGGTGCTCAGTCTGGACGGCGGGAGCCGGAAGCCTTTGCTGTATGGCGAGGACGCCCCTTACGACACCGCCAGCATCGTTAAGGTCGACATTCTCGCGGCGCTGCTGCTGCAGGCACAGGACGCGGGCCGGCATCTCACGGTCCAGGAACGCGCGCTAGCCGAACCGATGATCCGGAACAGCGACAATGCGGCGGCGAACGCCCTGTGGAGCGAGATCGGCCGGGCACCGGGCTTGGACGCGGCCAACAAGCGCCTGGGACTGGCCTCGACCAAGGGCGGCCCCGGTACGAAGTGGGGGCTGACGCGGACGACGGCGAGTGATCAGATCAGGCTCCTGCTCACCGTGTTCGACAGCGCTGCGACGTCGAAGACCGACTCCCCGCTGAACAAGGAATCCCAGGCCTACATCCAGACCCTTATGAGCCGTGTCGCGAGCGACCAGGCGTGGGGTGTATCGAAAGCCTCCGGCGCCGAGTATGCGTTGAAGAACGGCTGGCTGCAGCGCACTGCCTCCGGGCTCTGGGACGTCAACAGTGTCGGCCGGGTCACTGCGGACGGACACCGCTACCTCGTCGCCGTACTGTCGGACGGCAGTGCGTCGATGAGCGACGGCATCTCACTGGTGGAGCGGGCGGCCCGGCAGGCCGTGCCCGCGACTGCCCGGACCTGA
- a CDS encoding CU044_5270 family protein yields the protein MNREDAAPPQKDGNDDGQHLARLLPAPVTEDLSPEQFRRQKEILMNRIDADQATAPRRDRPAAAAPRPARGLLRPALLVPVSAVALAGVLAGGIALSTGDDHGTTAATSSAPAVRGAGGLLHRLSTVALASDAPVVRDDQFLYTRSKIQEADITSGKAVLSPLHEEQVWSAQDPRPLKKLGLVRADGEDSVINAPLGDDNGTPAGLDRPTYNWLATLSTDPDELLAYLYAHVTKDPDQETDQIVFEQIGSWLGGLVPPKTAAALYQAAAKIPGVQEVPDAKDAIGRSGLGIVREDTRYGNRSEWVFDKDDYSFLGSRNYLTKDTPWGESGTLLSSSAEIEHGVADKAGQAS from the coding sequence ATGAACCGCGAAGACGCCGCCCCTCCTCAGAAGGACGGGAACGACGACGGCCAGCACCTGGCCCGGCTGCTTCCGGCTCCGGTGACCGAGGACCTGTCGCCCGAGCAATTCCGTCGCCAGAAAGAAATCCTGATGAACCGCATCGACGCCGACCAGGCCACCGCCCCCCGTCGCGACCGTCCGGCCGCCGCCGCTCCCCGTCCGGCCCGCGGTCTCCTGCGCCCGGCCCTCCTCGTTCCCGTGTCGGCGGTGGCGCTGGCCGGGGTACTCGCGGGAGGCATCGCCCTCAGCACGGGCGACGACCACGGCACCACGGCGGCCACCTCGTCCGCCCCGGCGGTCCGGGGCGCGGGCGGCCTGCTGCACCGCCTCTCGACCGTCGCCCTCGCGAGTGATGCCCCCGTCGTACGCGACGACCAGTTCCTCTACACCCGCTCCAAGATCCAGGAGGCCGATATCACCAGCGGCAAGGCCGTGCTGAGCCCGCTGCACGAGGAGCAGGTCTGGTCGGCGCAGGACCCGCGCCCGCTCAAGAAGCTCGGCCTGGTCCGGGCCGACGGCGAGGACAGCGTCATCAACGCCCCGCTGGGCGACGACAACGGCACTCCCGCCGGGCTGGACCGCCCCACCTACAACTGGCTCGCCACGCTTTCCACCGACCCCGACGAACTCCTGGCCTACCTGTACGCCCACGTCACGAAGGACCCCGACCAGGAAACCGATCAGATCGTCTTCGAGCAGATCGGTTCCTGGCTCGGGGGACTGGTGCCGCCGAAGACGGCCGCGGCCCTCTACCAGGCGGCGGCGAAGATCCCGGGCGTCCAAGAAGTCCCGGACGCCAAGGACGCGATCGGCCGCAGCGGCCTCGGCATCGTCCGCGAGGACACCCGGTACGGCAACCGCAGCGAGTGGGTCTTCGACAAGGATGACTACTCCTTCCTCGGCTCCCGCAACTACCTGACGAAGGACACCCCGTGGGGAGAGTCGGGAACCCTCCTGTCGAGCAGTGCCGAGATCGAGCACGGCGTCGCCGACAAGGCGGGACAGGCCTCCTGA